In Reinekea thalattae, a genomic segment contains:
- a CDS encoding quinone-dependent dihydroorotate dehydrogenase, with amino-acid sequence MYSFFRKIIFLLSAETAHDLTMEALAVAQRLGLIRLLPKLSKQKSVTIAGIEFPNAVGLAAGLDKNGDCIDALGALGFGFIEVGTVTPVAQPGNPQPRCFRIPEKEAIINRMGFNNKGVDYLVERVKRSQYQGVIGINIGKNKVTPEDEAINDYLYCLDKAYPVAGYIAVNLSSPNTPGLRNLQFGENLKQLIVALKQRQAELDKVHDHKPIFIKIAPDLTEQEVSELAQVFNELQVDGVIATNTTVERAEVEGYKYSSEAGGLSGAPLREQSNAVIKQFREQLNADIPIIGVGGVMSAHDAEEKLRHGADLVQIYSGFIYQGPGLVKKTAALLAKLDN; translated from the coding sequence ATGTATTCGTTTTTTCGTAAGATCATTTTTCTGTTGTCGGCAGAAACCGCGCACGACCTCACCATGGAAGCATTAGCCGTCGCTCAGCGTCTCGGCCTTATTCGTCTACTGCCTAAATTAAGCAAACAAAAGTCTGTGACCATTGCAGGCATAGAATTTCCAAATGCGGTCGGTTTGGCAGCAGGTCTAGATAAAAACGGCGACTGTATCGATGCCTTAGGCGCCTTGGGTTTTGGTTTTATCGAAGTGGGTACCGTAACGCCAGTTGCTCAGCCGGGTAACCCTCAGCCGCGCTGCTTTCGTATACCAGAAAAAGAAGCCATCATTAATCGCATGGGTTTTAACAATAAAGGTGTCGACTATTTGGTTGAGCGGGTTAAGCGCAGCCAATATCAGGGCGTTATTGGCATTAATATCGGCAAAAACAAAGTCACTCCCGAAGACGAAGCCATTAACGACTATCTCTATTGCTTAGATAAAGCCTATCCAGTTGCTGGTTATATTGCAGTGAACCTGTCTTCACCTAATACACCGGGGCTGCGTAACTTACAGTTTGGTGAAAACCTCAAGCAATTGATTGTTGCCTTGAAGCAACGGCAAGCAGAGCTGGATAAAGTGCACGACCATAAGCCTATTTTTATTAAAATCGCGCCCGATCTTACCGAGCAAGAAGTCAGCGAGTTAGCGCAAGTCTTTAATGAGTTACAGGTCGACGGGGTTATTGCCACCAACACCACGGTCGAACGCGCTGAAGTTGAAGGTTACAAGTACAGTAGTGAAGCTGGTGGGCTTTCTGGTGCGCCATTGCGTGAACAGTCCAATGCGGTTATTAAACAGTTCCGTGAACAGCTGAATGCGGATATTCCAATCATCGGTGTTGGCGGTGTTATGTCAGCACACGATGCCGAAGAAAAACTGCGTCATGGCGCCGACTTGGTGCAGATCTACAGTGGCTTTATTTACCAAGGGCCGGGCTTAGTGAAAAAGACAGCCGCGCTGTTGGCAAAGTTAGATAACTAG
- a CDS encoding DUF2835 domain-containing protein, translating to MEDRSNSIIVDILISAEDYLQHYQGSVSQVSALARDGRRVRFPSRILQPFVSKEGIHGTFAIQFDEHHKFAGIEKIS from the coding sequence TTGGAAGACCGTTCGAATTCGATCATTGTTGATATCCTGATTTCAGCAGAAGATTATTTACAGCATTATCAAGGCAGCGTGAGTCAGGTATCGGCGTTAGCTCGCGATGGCCGTAGAGTTCGCTTTCCTAGTCGTATCTTGCAGCCGTTTGTCAGTAAAGAAGGCATTCATGGCACCTTTGCTATCCAGTTCGACGAACATCATAAATTTGCCGGCATAGAAAAAATCTCCTAA
- the rlmKL gene encoding bifunctional 23S rRNA (guanine(2069)-N(7))-methyltransferase RlmK/23S rRNA (guanine(2445)-N(2))-methyltransferase RlmL codes for MNSTTSYRFWVTCPQGVHGLLKTEIQQIASVEVGDWHKGVTFVGSIADAYKICLWSRLSSRVYLALAESNEVSFEALEQLVGSIAWDEHLRPTGTLKVKFSGHLPEIRDTRFGGQKVKDWVVDQMRDKHGARPSVDTDKPDVTIFAQVARKKMFVGLEFTGESLHKRGYRQATGPAPIKENLACALLYSAGWLAMAQQRQSFFDLMCGSGTLVVEAAMIAADYAPGLGRIEFAFERWLQHDNKAWQELITEARQRRVKGIETMPVVMGYDADGGVIASANETLKNLGLSTQVRCYQKPLHEWEMPTHRVVKPGLWLSNPPYGERLGDKPLLLKTYRKMGELAREKLAGWRVGVLTSDDVLAREVGLRPYDKKRFQNGPIETTLYLYEADESRNEVQVSAHNEQVQGFKNRVEKNLKQLKKWQQREQVEAFRVYDADLPDFAFAIDKYGDSLHVQEYAPPKSIPPQKAEQRLMLAIEALTEIFSVPVAKIAVKRRERQKGQNQYEKASSTRGQFFQVQEQGVKLSVNLFDYLDTGLFLDHRNSRIWVQQHSAGKRVLNLFCYTAAFTSHAFVGKASKTVSVDLSKTYLKWGRDNLELNGGKEGPNHQFIHADCMKWLAECKETFDIIVLDPPTFSNSARMTDTLDVQRDHEFLVESAMKCLTADGVLIFSNNYKKFYMDDALYEKFDVKDITARSVPNDFKRKKPHRCFEIRHKF; via the coding sequence ATGAACTCAACTACCAGCTATCGTTTTTGGGTAACCTGCCCACAGGGCGTCCATGGGCTACTTAAAACCGAAATTCAACAAATAGCGTCCGTTGAGGTAGGGGATTGGCACAAGGGTGTAACCTTTGTTGGCAGTATCGCCGATGCCTATAAGATTTGTTTGTGGAGCCGGTTGTCGAGCCGAGTGTATTTAGCCTTGGCCGAAAGCAACGAAGTGTCGTTTGAGGCGCTGGAGCAACTTGTTGGCTCAATCGCGTGGGATGAACATCTAAGGCCAACAGGCACACTAAAAGTGAAGTTCAGCGGCCATTTGCCCGAAATTCGCGATACACGATTCGGTGGCCAAAAGGTGAAAGACTGGGTTGTCGATCAGATGCGTGATAAACACGGTGCTCGCCCCAGTGTTGATACTGATAAACCAGATGTAACGATTTTTGCACAAGTTGCACGTAAAAAGATGTTTGTTGGTTTGGAATTTACTGGCGAATCCTTGCATAAACGCGGCTATCGTCAAGCCACAGGCCCAGCACCCATTAAAGAAAACCTAGCCTGTGCGCTGCTTTATTCTGCTGGTTGGCTGGCAATGGCACAGCAGCGACAATCCTTTTTCGATTTAATGTGTGGCTCTGGTACGCTGGTGGTTGAGGCTGCGATGATTGCTGCCGACTATGCGCCAGGCTTAGGTCGTATAGAATTCGCCTTTGAGCGTTGGTTACAGCACGATAATAAAGCTTGGCAAGAATTAATCACCGAAGCCCGTCAGCGCCGCGTTAAGGGGATAGAAACCATGCCGGTGGTGATGGGTTACGATGCCGATGGCGGCGTGATTGCCTCAGCGAATGAAACATTAAAAAACTTAGGTTTATCGACCCAAGTGCGCTGTTATCAAAAACCGTTACACGAATGGGAAATGCCGACGCATCGAGTTGTTAAACCTGGCCTTTGGTTGTCTAATCCACCGTATGGTGAGCGTCTAGGCGACAAACCTTTATTGTTAAAAACCTATCGAAAGATGGGTGAGTTAGCGCGCGAAAAACTAGCAGGCTGGCGCGTTGGTGTTTTAACTTCCGACGATGTATTAGCGCGCGAAGTTGGTTTGCGCCCATACGACAAAAAACGTTTCCAAAACGGTCCTATTGAAACCACTCTGTATTTGTATGAAGCGGATGAATCTCGTAACGAGGTTCAGGTCAGTGCACATAATGAGCAGGTGCAAGGTTTTAAAAACCGTGTTGAGAAAAACCTCAAACAATTAAAAAAATGGCAGCAGCGTGAGCAGGTTGAAGCGTTTCGTGTTTACGATGCAGATTTACCAGACTTCGCCTTTGCGATAGATAAGTATGGCGATTCATTGCATGTTCAAGAATACGCGCCACCGAAATCGATTCCGCCACAAAAAGCAGAGCAACGTTTAATGCTCGCCATCGAAGCGCTCACCGAAATTTTTTCAGTACCGGTTGCCAAGATTGCAGTTAAACGCCGAGAGCGGCAAAAGGGTCAAAATCAATACGAAAAGGCAAGCTCAACTCGCGGTCAGTTTTTTCAGGTGCAAGAGCAGGGCGTGAAGCTATCGGTTAATCTATTTGATTATCTTGATACCGGTCTGTTTTTAGATCATCGCAACAGCCGAATTTGGGTGCAGCAGCACAGCGCCGGAAAACGAGTACTGAATTTATTTTGCTATACCGCGGCATTTACCTCACATGCTTTTGTTGGCAAGGCCAGTAAAACAGTCAGTGTCGATTTATCAAAAACCTATTTAAAATGGGGGCGTGATAACTTAGAGCTTAACGGCGGCAAAGAAGGGCCAAACCATCAGTTTATTCATGCCGACTGTATGAAGTGGTTAGCTGAATGCAAAGAGACATTCGATATCATCGTGTTAGACCCGCCTACCTTTAGTAACTCGGCACGTATGACTGATACCTTGGATGTTCAGCGTGATCATGAGTTTTTGGTTGAAAGTGCCATGAAGTGTTTAACCGCTGATGGGGTTTTGATTTTCTCCAATAACTACAAAAAGTTTTATATGGATGACGCGCTGTACGAAAAATTCGATGTTAAAGACATTACCGCGCGTTCAGTACCAAATGACTTTAAACGAAAAAAACCACACCGCTGTTTTGAAATTCGCCATAAGTTTTAA
- the rmf gene encoding ribosome modulation factor, with product MRRQKRDKMERAFQKGYYAGIEGKSKDHCPKDDGPIHQQWVNGWREGRSDHWDGYTGVSGVHRLNELVIHH from the coding sequence ATGCGACGACAAAAAAGAGATAAGATGGAAAGAGCATTTCAAAAAGGCTATTACGCCGGAATTGAGGGGAAATCGAAAGATCACTGCCCAAAAGATGACGGGCCAATTCACCAGCAGTGGGTCAATGGTTGGCGTGAAGGCCGCAGCGACCATTGGGACGGCTACACGGGCGTCAGTGGTGTCCACCGACTTAACGAGTTGGTTATACACCACTGA
- a CDS encoding peptidylprolyl isomerase has protein sequence MNVLMTTSMGDIKIALNTEKAPKTAANFEQYVKDGFYDGLIFHRVINGFMIQGGGFEPGMKQRTTRDPIDNEANNGLKNTEYTLAMARTMDPHSATAQFFINVADNSFLDFKSETADGWGYAVFGEVIEGKEVVDKIKAVKTTFAAGHQDVPAEDVVIEKAVIVD, from the coding sequence ATGAACGTTTTAATGACGACTTCAATGGGTGATATTAAGATCGCTCTAAATACCGAAAAAGCACCAAAAACGGCTGCCAACTTTGAACAGTATGTGAAAGACGGCTTTTATGACGGCCTTATTTTTCACCGTGTTATCAACGGCTTTATGATTCAAGGCGGTGGTTTTGAGCCGGGCATGAAGCAACGCACCACTCGCGACCCTATTGATAACGAAGCTAACAACGGCCTTAAAAATACCGAGTACACTCTAGCCATGGCTCGCACCATGGACCCTCACTCAGCAACGGCTCAGTTCTTTATTAACGTCGCAGACAACAGCTTTTTAGATTTTAAATCTGAAACCGCTGACGGTTGGGGCTACGCAGTTTTCGGTGAAGTCATCGAAGGCAAAGAAGTGGTCGACAAAATCAAAGCGGTAAAAACAACCTTTGCTGCAGGACACCAAGACGTCCCTGCTGAAGATGTTGTGATCGAAAAAGCGGTTATCGTCGATTAA
- the trmA gene encoding tRNA (uridine(54)-C5)-methyltransferase TrmA, translating to MPFPYDPDNYSQQLATKTATLTQLFEGWQTPELEVFDSPKSHYRMRAEFRIWHQDDQSHFAMFKKEDPKTPVFIDDFPIASEQITTLMGLVREAIHQDPELRFKLFQVEFLTTKAGDALITLIYHRKLDEAWQQRAEHWQATWGIPVIGRARKQKLVLERDYVNETLNIAGKAYQFRQYENSFTQPNADVCEKMVSWAVKQTANCTEGDLMELYCGNGNFSIPLAENFNKALGTEISRTSVKSANENIELNNIQNLKIARMASEDLSKAWLHNEPSRRFNEFSIGDYNFNTVLVDPPRAGLDEDTIKLIQRFDRILYVSCNPNTLIDNLTTLKDEYDITAFALFDQFPYTDHIEAGVVLERRTDS from the coding sequence ATGCCTTTCCCATACGATCCAGACAACTATTCACAGCAACTCGCGACCAAAACAGCAACACTGACGCAGCTGTTTGAAGGTTGGCAAACACCTGAGTTAGAAGTATTCGACTCACCCAAAAGCCATTATCGTATGCGAGCGGAGTTTAGAATTTGGCACCAAGACGATCAGTCTCACTTTGCCATGTTCAAAAAAGAAGATCCGAAAACCCCCGTCTTTATTGATGACTTCCCCATTGCCTCGGAACAGATTACAACGCTAATGGGGCTCGTTCGTGAAGCGATTCACCAAGACCCAGAACTGCGCTTTAAGCTATTCCAGGTTGAGTTTTTGACAACCAAAGCTGGTGATGCACTGATCACGCTGATCTATCATCGTAAGCTTGATGAAGCTTGGCAGCAGCGCGCCGAGCATTGGCAAGCAACCTGGGGCATTCCTGTCATTGGCCGAGCACGTAAGCAAAAACTTGTCCTAGAAAGAGACTATGTCAATGAAACACTGAACATTGCAGGCAAGGCTTATCAATTTAGACAGTACGAAAACAGCTTTACCCAGCCTAACGCCGATGTTTGCGAAAAGATGGTCAGCTGGGCAGTGAAACAGACCGCTAACTGCACCGAAGGCGATCTAATGGAACTTTACTGTGGCAATGGTAATTTTTCGATTCCATTAGCAGAGAACTTTAATAAAGCGCTGGGCACTGAAATTTCTCGTACTTCAGTTAAAAGCGCCAACGAAAATATTGAACTAAACAACATTCAAAATTTAAAAATTGCGCGCATGGCCAGCGAAGACCTCTCCAAGGCATGGCTACACAACGAACCGAGTCGTCGTTTCAATGAATTTTCCATCGGCGACTATAACTTCAATACGGTACTCGTCGACCCACCGCGTGCTGGCCTAGATGAAGACACAATAAAATTAATTCAACGCTTCGATCGTATCCTTTATGTTTCGTGCAACCCGAATACGTTAATTGATAATTTAACGACATTAAAAGATGAATACGACATCACCGCATTTGCCCTGTTCGATCAATTCCCTTATACCGATCATATTGAAGCGGGCGTGGTTTTAGAACGTCGAACTGACTCATAA
- a CDS encoding UDP-2,3-diacylglucosamine diphosphatase gives MSLNFTNALFISDIHLTENRPDCVRAFFDFIEWVPASTEALFILGDFFEYWLGDDINSELSEQVANALSQLAKQKSVQIFYMAGNRDFALGEHYCKLCSMSWLEDGTLATIDGLKVYLSHGDLFCTDDKSYQRFRKIIRHPVVLFLLRRSPKAYRKNLAAKLRAKSKQKYQQNPTFIDVTNSAISHTFKQSQCDLIIHGHTHMADIHVHNYKPQQLRMVLGDWDQVGWYGSIEQQQPQLTQFSIENPSF, from the coding sequence ATGTCGCTTAACTTTACGAATGCCCTCTTCATCTCGGACATTCATCTGACCGAAAATCGCCCGGACTGTGTTCGGGCTTTTTTCGATTTTATTGAATGGGTTCCCGCCAGCACCGAAGCACTTTTTATTCTGGGTGATTTCTTTGAGTATTGGCTCGGCGACGATATTAATTCTGAACTATCAGAACAGGTAGCCAATGCCCTTTCTCAATTAGCCAAACAAAAATCTGTACAAATTTTCTATATGGCCGGCAACCGAGACTTTGCGCTTGGCGAACATTACTGCAAGCTCTGCTCAATGAGCTGGTTAGAAGACGGAACGCTAGCAACAATCGACGGATTAAAGGTCTACCTCAGCCATGGCGATCTATTTTGTACCGATGATAAAAGCTACCAACGCTTTCGAAAAATCATCCGTCACCCTGTTGTTTTGTTTTTATTAAGACGAAGCCCTAAAGCTTATCGAAAAAATCTAGCTGCCAAGCTGCGTGCTAAATCAAAACAAAAATATCAACAAAACCCAACCTTCATCGATGTAACCAACAGCGCTATCAGCCACACCTTTAAGCAAAGCCAATGCGATCTTATCATTCATGGCCACACACACATGGCAGACATCCATGTCCATAATTACAAGCCACAACAGCTTCGAATGGTACTGGGTGATTGGGATCAAGTCGGCTGGTATGGCAGCATTGAGCAACAACAACCTCAGCTTACTCAGTTTTCTATAGAAAACCCTTCGTTCTAA
- a CDS encoding ankyrin repeat domain-containing protein translates to MFRVALILLVVICMAQSTFAESLGDYELMMNAINDNNLGAVELLIADDIDLNLRVDSRASPTFVTFSAYLGRTEILAALLDAGANIEFRNGDARTPLLQAITAGKTETVSFLLSRGADINAVDWFGETAYSLAEKHPDIMTLLAAKRAE, encoded by the coding sequence ATGTTTAGAGTCGCTTTAATATTGTTGGTTGTTATTTGTATGGCGCAAAGTACTTTTGCTGAGTCATTAGGTGATTACGAGCTAATGATGAACGCCATAAATGATAACAATTTAGGAGCGGTTGAATTATTAATTGCCGACGATATAGATTTAAACCTAAGAGTTGATAGTCGAGCATCGCCAACTTTCGTCACTTTTTCAGCCTATTTAGGTAGAACAGAAATATTGGCAGCTTTATTAGACGCTGGCGCTAATATTGAGTTTCGTAATGGTGACGCTCGCACGCCGTTGTTGCAGGCTATTACCGCTGGCAAGACTGAAACGGTTTCCTTTTTGCTCTCCAGAGGAGCTGATATAAACGCTGTCGATTGGTTTGGCGAGACAGCCTATTCATTAGCTGAAAAGCATCCTGATATTATGACGCTATTAGCCGCAAAGCGAGCCGAATAG
- the tig gene encoding trigger factor, with amino-acid sequence MQVSVETTTGLERRMTVGVPAGEVDNAVSQKLKETARRVRIDGFRPGKVPVAVVKQRFGDSVRAEVLEDIVRNYYAKAITEQKVVPAGMPKIEFSKDKAGEDVEFIATFEVFPEIALASFDGYEFEKSTTEVTDADIDTMLESLQKQRANYVAVERPAVNGDRVKIDFVGKIDGEAFEGGSAEGQSVTLGSGQMIPGFESGIEGLSAGETKAVDVTFPEDYGNEELAGKAAVFDITVHEVAEAEMPEMDEAFFAEFGAEGKDLESFKAEVRKNMEREARSALEAALKNAVIEKLVETNEFDIPAALVADEIPRLKQQAMQQFGQQAQFDVNTLPDELFKDQAERRVKVGLIMNEVINKAEIKADDAAVDAYINDQASVYQDPQQVVDYYKSNPEMLNQVRAAVVENAAIDHILEASKVVDTVVSYEEAIKSKNAAQG; translated from the coding sequence ATGCAAGTTTCTGTCGAGACAACTACGGGTCTTGAGCGTCGCATGACTGTTGGTGTGCCAGCAGGCGAAGTCGACAATGCTGTTAGTCAAAAATTAAAAGAAACCGCTCGTCGTGTACGGATTGATGGCTTTCGCCCTGGCAAAGTGCCAGTGGCTGTTGTTAAGCAGCGCTTTGGTGACAGTGTTCGTGCAGAAGTATTAGAAGATATCGTGCGTAACTACTATGCCAAAGCGATCACAGAACAGAAGGTTGTGCCAGCTGGCATGCCTAAGATCGAATTCAGCAAAGATAAGGCTGGTGAAGACGTTGAGTTTATCGCAACGTTTGAAGTCTTCCCTGAAATTGCGCTGGCTTCATTCGACGGTTACGAGTTTGAAAAGTCGACTACTGAAGTTACCGATGCAGACATCGACACTATGCTAGAAAGCTTGCAAAAGCAGCGTGCTAACTATGTTGCTGTTGAGCGTCCTGCAGTGAATGGCGATCGTGTGAAGATTGATTTTGTCGGCAAAATTGATGGCGAAGCTTTCGAAGGCGGTAGCGCAGAAGGGCAGTCAGTTACTTTGGGCTCAGGTCAAATGATTCCTGGTTTTGAATCTGGCATCGAAGGTTTATCTGCTGGCGAAACAAAAGCGGTAGACGTAACCTTCCCTGAAGACTATGGTAATGAAGAGCTTGCAGGTAAGGCTGCTGTCTTCGATATTACCGTTCATGAAGTTGCTGAAGCAGAAATGCCTGAAATGGACGAAGCCTTCTTTGCCGAATTCGGTGCTGAAGGTAAAGATCTAGAAAGCTTTAAAGCTGAAGTTCGCAAGAATATGGAGCGTGAAGCTCGCTCTGCTTTGGAAGCGGCATTGAAGAATGCAGTTATCGAAAAGCTTGTTGAGACTAATGAGTTCGATATTCCTGCTGCCTTGGTTGCTGATGAGATTCCTCGTCTTAAGCAACAGGCTATGCAGCAATTCGGTCAGCAGGCTCAGTTCGATGTGAACACGCTACCTGACGAATTATTTAAAGATCAGGCTGAGCGTCGAGTTAAAGTTGGTCTGATTATGAACGAAGTCATCAACAAGGCTGAGATTAAAGCAGATGATGCTGCCGTTGATGCGTATATCAACGATCAGGCTTCTGTCTATCAAGATCCTCAGCAAGTTGTCGATTATTATAAGAGTAATCCAGAGATGCTTAATCAGGTTCGCGCCGCGGTTGTTGAAAACGCAGCGATTGACCATATCTTAGAAGCATCGAAAGTAGTTGATACAGTTGTCAGCTATGAAGAAGCCATTAAGTCTAAAAACGCAGCTCAAGGTTAA
- the folD gene encoding bifunctional methylenetetrahydrofolate dehydrogenase/methenyltetrahydrofolate cyclohydrolase FolD, with amino-acid sequence MSAQIIDGKKIASQLKEQIRSEVSKLTSQGHRAPGLAVIIVGSDFASQRYVASKIKACEEVGFKSKNYDLTENTTEAELIELIDSLNGDASIDGILVQMPLPEHINADTIVERIKADKDVDGFHPYNIGRLAQRRPLLESCTPKGIMTLLRSTGEDLKGKNAVVVGASNHVGRPMALELLLSGCTVTTTHRFTKNLEQHIRQADIVVAAAGKPGLIQGEWIADGAIVIDVGINRDQDNHIVGDVDFDAAKEKAAWITPVPGGVGPMTVATLMENTLISAKQLHLGLTN; translated from the coding sequence ATGTCGGCACAAATTATCGACGGTAAGAAAATAGCCTCCCAACTCAAAGAACAGATTCGTAGCGAAGTTTCCAAGCTGACTAGCCAAGGCCACCGAGCGCCCGGTCTTGCTGTAATCATAGTCGGCAGTGACTTTGCTTCTCAACGCTATGTCGCCAGTAAAATTAAAGCCTGTGAAGAAGTCGGCTTTAAATCAAAGAATTACGACCTGACCGAAAACACCACTGAAGCTGAGCTTATTGAATTAATCGATAGCTTAAATGGTGACGCTTCGATTGATGGCATCCTAGTGCAGATGCCGCTTCCAGAACACATTAATGCCGACACCATTGTCGAGCGCATTAAAGCAGACAAAGATGTTGATGGCTTTCATCCTTACAACATTGGCCGCCTAGCACAGCGTCGCCCATTATTAGAAAGCTGCACGCCAAAAGGCATTATGACGCTATTACGTAGCACGGGCGAAGATTTAAAAGGTAAAAATGCCGTGGTCGTCGGTGCATCGAATCATGTTGGCAGACCGATGGCATTAGAACTACTGTTATCCGGCTGCACGGTTACCACGACCCATCGCTTCACCAAGAATTTAGAACAGCATATTCGCCAAGCCGATATTGTTGTCGCCGCTGCCGGTAAGCCTGGACTTATTCAAGGCGAGTGGATTGCTGATGGCGCGATCGTGATTGATGTCGGCATTAACCGCGACCAAGATAACCATATTGTTGGCGATGTCGACTTTGATGCCGCTAAAGAAAAAGCAGCATGGATCACTCCAGTACCCGGTGGTGTTGGACCCATGACAGTCGCAACACTGATGGAAAACACTTTAATTTCTGCAAAACAATTGCATTTAGGCCTAACCAATTAG
- a CDS encoding class I SAM-dependent methyltransferase, which produces MLKNLRLSRVPADTQLQAWNAADEFLLGQQQLLRNPVLLVNDAFGALALALQTANSELENLDWWNDSASAMEALHENADRNNLPLPALVNAPFADSLSSHYQSVVIHIPKSASYFAWQLEQIKPSLNEGAEVFALGMVKHINSAHIRVMNEHFQTVNPGRAEKKARVICLTNPNKNTQKPTIKSYHNPLNQKPIYTLPGCFAEKTLDPGARAFIEYFDQLPSAKKVLDLACGNGVLAQSFLTDQTDVQLHLADDSLQAINSAKMNLTNLENCHFHHSNGANKIPEQDFDLVLCNPPFHQQATVTERIAEKLIADAAKVLTAQGQLWLVANRHLDYRKTLKRYFSATRIVSNDARFNVICCQK; this is translated from the coding sequence ATGTTAAAAAATTTACGACTGTCGCGAGTACCAGCCGACACTCAATTACAGGCATGGAACGCTGCGGACGAATTCCTATTAGGTCAACAACAGTTGCTGCGAAACCCCGTTTTATTGGTAAACGATGCCTTTGGCGCCCTTGCGCTAGCGTTACAAACGGCCAATTCCGAATTGGAAAACCTAGACTGGTGGAACGATTCGGCCAGCGCAATGGAAGCTCTGCACGAAAATGCAGACCGCAACAACCTGCCCTTGCCTGCTCTAGTGAATGCGCCCTTTGCAGATTCATTGAGCTCGCACTACCAAAGCGTGGTCATACACATTCCTAAATCGGCCAGTTACTTTGCATGGCAACTAGAACAGATAAAGCCAAGCCTTAACGAAGGCGCAGAAGTTTTTGCCTTGGGTATGGTGAAGCACATCAACAGCGCTCACATTAGGGTAATGAATGAGCACTTTCAAACAGTAAACCCAGGACGAGCCGAAAAAAAAGCCAGAGTTATTTGCTTAACAAATCCAAATAAAAACACACAAAAGCCAACCATAAAAAGCTATCACAACCCGTTAAATCAAAAACCGATTTATACTTTGCCCGGCTGCTTTGCAGAAAAAACACTCGATCCTGGTGCTCGAGCCTTTATTGAATATTTTGATCAATTACCGAGCGCTAAAAAGGTCTTAGATTTAGCCTGTGGCAACGGTGTATTAGCACAATCGTTTTTAACTGATCAAACAGATGTGCAACTGCACTTGGCAGACGATAGCTTGCAAGCCATTAATAGCGCAAAAATGAACTTGACCAACTTAGAAAATTGTCATTTTCATCACAGCAATGGTGCGAATAAAATTCCAGAACAGGATTTTGATTTAGTACTGTGCAACCCGCCGTTCCACCAGCAAGCGACCGTTACTGAACGTATTGCCGAAAAATTAATTGCGGATGCCGCTAAGGTGTTAACAGCGCAAGGACAACTTTGGCTAGTGGCCAACCGGCATTTAGATTATCGAAAAACGCTAAAGCGTTATTTTAGCGCCACTCGAATTGTATCGAATGACGCTCGCTTTAACGTTATTTGCTGCCAAAAATAA